The following is a genomic window from Mya arenaria isolate MELC-2E11 chromosome 4, ASM2691426v1.
GGTGAATTGTGAATAAATTTCACTCAAATCCTATAAATGTTCTTGTAGGTTAAGTTCAGATAAATTAATAAGCTAGATATTTATAATgctatatgtaaataatattccAACAGAAAATTTCGATCGGACTAAATTATTTCACTTTCCGGAACTTATAATTGGAATTGAATCTTACACATTTCTTTAAGATCGCATAAAGCAAAAAACTTGAActtaataaaaagtataacatgattttaaaatatcataaacaaaacatactaaaatgtataacatgatttttaaaatatcaaaaacaaaaaaacaaacaaacgaaaaAAGATCAACACTTAATTAATCCTCcgatattattttgatatcaagcCTTTCAAAATGTGCCAACGAGCATGATTTAGCGGTTTCGGCATAAAGAGAGCCAAAATataatacaagttttatttaaagcaaataacaattaatacaacATAAACTTTCAGCCATACACGACTTCGCCTCCAAACAGCttttaagggactcgctcatgttatTGGaccaaaatttgatttttacgttaatgcatctgaaaacaccaAATTTATTAGTAATTTCTCTTTCATACCAAAATTGCAtagttaaagtataaaaaaacaggTTTAAGTTGATAGCGactttgtttttgtcattaaacaacatgagcgagtccctttaaggaaaacatattaaaacagatCAATATGTCGGTAAcggtaaataaaatttaaaataggACTAGTATGATTTTTAAGTGGTTATTTCAATGATGATTTTCCAAGTTATTTGTCCGAAGTCAGGAATATTGACATTCGCTTTTCCGGCTCAGGCATATTCTGCCGACAGTAGATTAATAACTCGGTCattatgaatatttcatttattagcATTTAAATAACAGCATATATTCTTTCAAAACGTTTACATCACAAGACTATGAAAAAATGAAACCATTTGTATATCTCACTTTGTGTTAGACGCTTAATAAACAACCAATGTGAATTGTTCATTTCAAGAAACCCGCTAGTTAGCCAATTTTTGCTCGGATTATTTTGCTCATTGTTTTTAGAGtcaagttaaatataaaataggtAATCCAAAATTCGAATTATTTGTAACCGAAATTCACCAATGGCTCTTTTGCATTCCTACATTTCATTGTAAAGTTACTGAAAACTAACTTAAGCTGCATTTATTAGAAGACGAATCactttgtttctttgtttgttgGGTTTGCCACAGTTGATTGAAGTGCTCATCACGTCTTTCATTGTCGCGACGCTCGTTGTTTCGACTCTCTTCAAACATTCGCGACTCTCTTTCTCTATTCATTTCCAATCTTagtttttctaatttaaaagtgtgcttttgtttttctcttttcaacttCAACTCAAGATCAATGCGTTTCTGATTCATTTCTTCCATGAGTCTTAatctttctttttcaattttggaCTCtgcttcttttttaatttgctctttttcttcttttaaccTTCTCAGTTCCTCCTCACGTCTCTGTTCCTCTTGCTCTTGCTCTCGTTTCTTATCGTCTAGTATTTGTATCCTTTTCTTTTCACGTTCATCAATGGCTTCCATTGCAGCTGCAAACatttcattggaaaaatatgatTGTTTATTCTCTTTTTTCATTCGATCTATTCTATGTAGTATCGTTTCGACTTGTTTCTCCCGATCTTCAACATCGTTACTGTTATCAATTGGCAAAACCTTTCCTTCACACAATTTAAtgagatttttcaaaaaatcatttcCAGACTCTTCAGGTTTTACTGGTTCAAATGACTCTATATATTCAGTCATCTCGGCATCATCCTGAAGATGGGTTAGGACAAGACATGCATATGCACCGACGTCTTTTCCAAAGAAGTCGAAAAAAGATTCAATTGTGTGTGTGATACTTTCTGTTATGCGGTCTGGTCTCAATACAAATACAACGCAGTGGAAACCGGGAAGGGTGTAGAAAAGCGCCCTTCCAATCTCTCTTTTTATGAAATCATCAGAGCCTGAAGTGTCTGCAAATCCTGGACAATCAACCACCTCAAGCATATGTCCAAACCGCGTTTCAACctggtaaataaataaatgtattttacgATTTGATGTATAATACCTCGACGCCCAAGCATTTAGACTTTTCGTTTTACCAAAAATGTctgttattttgtatatatcgGGATATTCGTGTAAAActaataatattactttttattacaCTAGGATGGGAACActccttttcaaaaacatgtatcTCGTCATGAATAACATATCTTTATATTAACTGAAGCATTTCGTTTAGTTcagtttctttttaatatatatatatattttttaatcttacTTTTTGCATgagttattgtaaaaaaaatctagtTTTTGTTTCCACCAGTATAATCGTTTtagaaaacagtttttttcatttttaacatactTAAAAACCCGTTCAGAGTAACAGTGTGATATGGTGTAATGGATATGGGAAGCAGTCCCAAAGTACCTTGAAACGAttcctaaatttatttttaatccgtcatttttatttttggttcTATATTTATAGAACCAAGTTTATGTATCAACTtatcactttaaaatgtttttcgaaaTTTTCAGAACCTTAGCATTTTGCTACAAAAAGCAGCTCATTTGCTTTCAAGTGATTTTAACTCTACAAGCCTATATTGTGTATAAAAGTTTTCTCTGCTCGGAACAAAATAAAAGCGTATTCACCCCTTTTAAGTATATCATAAACCGATCAGAAAAGGTCGTTTTTGGTTTGATTTTTTCATGGATGCGAATCAAAAAAGTTGTGAGACATGTTTCTCAATctctatattttattatttgtcaaagaTAGAAGGAAACGAACTTAACTAAAGGGACAGGTCAAATAAAATCCACTATTACAAAGATAAATTTaagaaacaataacaacaatacaGAACGATAAGCccgtttttttgttattatgtgTTATTCATTGGCGCTTTAGAAGTACCCAGGACTCAAatagtttctttttttcaatgtatcctccattaaaacacaatactTTTAATAGGGAATAATTGAAGAAATTGGTGGAAGTAGCTTGGGGGccactttaataaaaataaaatcaagcgCAAAACACCTTTGATTCTGCCTTTGTTGTGATAGATTTGGAAGACTGCTTTGAAACGAATCCTCTCTTGTCTTTCTTCTTGTATCCGAGCAGGGAATTGGCGGTGGAACTCTTTCCATGGCCCGTATGCCCAACAATGAGAATGCGGAGGGTGTCTGAAATTGTACAAAGCTCACAGTTCGTCCTATATAAATGGAAGTCAAAGCCAATAGGACAGACTTGTGTAGTTATTTCGTAAGGTAtaattttctgttgtttttttttatttatttggcaAAACCGTTTGCATAAAAAAAAGTCTGGCCAGATGCTATAATCAAGATAAAAACACTGTGTTTcagaaaatatgattttcaaagtttttactttttaaagtttatagaAAACCTGGTATCCCTGGGGTGTAGTCAGCTTTGACCACAGTGGCTTTCTTTTAACAGTATTGGTAAAGGCACTTATACTTATGTATACTACACATAGTGTGAACTTCTAATGAATTTATACTGACAAAAGACAGAAGTAATTATTTCTACTTGTATATAGTAAGTACATCGCCAATACAcaataaacatagaaaataccaatttcatgaaatatacaaCACCACTTTGTACTCAATAAActgttgacttgacttgacttggtAGATTAGATAAGTATAGAAAACCTTTACGTAGTGAATAGCCATGATTATAATAGAaagttataacaatatttatgcaaaaagctacaggaacaagcccagtagcaaaaagtttaaacatagacccggtttagtggcactgggcaaacgccaaaaacataggatcacaaaatcacaaacgagaaacatagaagaacagcacaaaactccacaaacagcaccgtgcatacatactatatatataaaataggtatgtttatcaaaacttatatctttaaaagtaattatta
Proteins encoded in this region:
- the LOC128230459 gene encoding GTPase IMAP family member 9-like, with the translated sequence MAEALVQDENNTLRILIVGHTGHGKSSTANSLLGYKKKDKRGFVSKQSSKSITTKAESKVETRFGHMLEVVDCPGFADTSGSDDFIKREIGRALFYTLPGFHCVVFVLRPDRITESITHTIESFFDFFGKDVGAYACLVLTHLQDDAEMTEYIESFEPVKPEESGNDFLKNLIKLCEGKVLPIDNSNDVEDREKQVETILHRIDRMKKENKQSYFSNEMFAAAMEAIDEREKKRIQILDDKKREQEQEEQRREEELRRLKEEKEQIKKEAESKIEKERLRLMEEMNQKRIDLELKLKREKQKHTFKLEKLRLEMNRERESRMFEESRNNERRDNERRDEHFNQLWQTQQTKKQSDSSSNKCSLS